In Thunnus albacares chromosome 10, fThuAlb1.1, whole genome shotgun sequence, a single window of DNA contains:
- the egr1 gene encoding early growth response protein 1 gives MAAAKTEMILPTLQISEPLSFPHSPMDNYPKLEEVMMLSSAGTPFLTASAPEGAGFGSGEPGEQYDHLAGDTLPDIPFNCEKSVAEQAYQTQRLPPISYTGRFTLEPATTCSNSLWAEPILGLFTGLMGNIPPSSSSSSAASQTTSSSSSSVPSSSTSSSSTSSSSQSSSLSSSIHHSEPNPIYSAAPTYSSPNSDIFPDQGQAFPSSAGAVQYPPPAYPNGKTCSTSFPVPMIPDYLFPQQQGEISLVPPDQKPFQSQSSQPSLTPLSTIKAFATQTGSQDLKSVYQSQLIKPSRMRKYPTRPSKTPPHERPYACPVETCDRRFSRSDELTRHIRIHTGQKPFQCRICMRNFSRSDHLTTHIRTHTGEKPFACEICGRKFARSDERKRHTKIHLRQKDKKAEKAGAVVVTAAPVSAPSPASSYPSPITSYPSPVSSYPSPVTSCYSSPVHTSYPSPSVATTYPSVSMSSTFQSQVASSFPSSVASNIYSSPVPTPLSDMQTTLSPRTIEIC, from the exons ATGGCTGCAGCCAAGACCGAGATGATCCTCCCAACCCTGCAGATCTCAGAGCCTCTGAGCTTCCCTCACTCCCCCATGGATAACTACCCCAAGCTGGAGGAGGTGATGATGCTCAGCTCTGCAGGGACCCCCTTCCTCACCGCCTCCGCACCCGAAGGTGCAGGCTTTGGCTCTGGGGAGCCAGGAGAGCAGTACGACCACCTCGCTGGAG ATACATTACCTGATATCCCCTTCAACTGTGAGAAGTCAGTGGCGGAGCAGGCCTACCAAACCCAGAGGCTGCCCCCCATCTCTTACACAGGCCGCTTCACTCTGGAGCCCGCCACCACTTGCAGCAACAGCCTCTGGGCGGAGCCAATCTTGGGCCTGTTCACTGGCCTGATGGGCAACATTCCTCCCAGCTCCAGCTCTTCCTCTGCTGCCTCACAGACCAcctcgtcctcctcttcatccGTCCCgtcctcctccacttcctcctcttctacctcctcctcatctcagAGCTCCAGCCTCAGTTCCTCCATTCACCACAGCGAGCCCAACCCCATCTACTCAGCCGCCCCGACCTACTCCAGCCCTAACTCTGACATCTTCCCAGACCAGGGCCAGGCTTTTCCCAGCTCAGCTGGAGCAGTGCAGTACCCTCCTCCTGCCTACCCCAATGGCAAGACCTGCAGCACTAGCTTCCCTGTGCCCATGATTCCTGACTACCTCTTCCCTCAGCAGCAGGGAGAGATCAGCCTGGTGCCCCCTGACCAAAAGCCCTTCCAGAGTCAGTCAAGCCAGCCCTCCCTCACTCCTCTGTCCACCATCAAGGCCTTTGCCACCCAGACTGGTTCCCAGGACCTTAAGAGCGTCTACCAGTCCCAGCTGATTAAGCCCAGCCGCATGCGCAAGTACCCCACCCGGCCGAGCAAGACACCTCCACACGAGAGGCCCTACGCTTGCCCCGTGGAGACCTGCGATCGTCGCTTCTCACGCTCTGATGAGCTGACACGTCACATTCGCATCCACACAGGCCAGAAACCCTTCCAATGCCGCATCTGCATGCGCAACTTCAGCCGCAGCGACCACCTGACAACGCACATCCGCACTCACACCGGTGAGAAGCCCTTCGCCTGTGAGATCTGTGGACGCAAGTTCGCCCGCAGTGACGAGAGGAAGAGGCACACAAAGATCCACCTACGGCAGAAGGACAAGAAAGCAGAGAAGGCAGGAGCGGTGGTGGTAACTGCAGCGCCTGTGTCGGCTCCCTCACCTGCCTCCAGCTACCCCTCTCCCATCACCTCATACCCCTCTCCGGTGTCTTCTTACCCCTCTCCCGTCACCTCCTGTTACTCCTCTCCCGTTCACACTTCCTATCCATCTCCTTCCGTCGCTACCACCTACCCATCAGTGTCCATGTCCAGCACCTTTCAGTCCCAGGTAgcctcctccttcccctcttcaGTTGCCTCTAACATCTACAGCTCCCCCGTCCCAACTCCTCTATCAGACATGCAGACCACTCTCTCCCCAAGGACAATCGAGATTTGCTAA